CGGCTCGGGCCGGTGGTCACGGATCTCATGCCGCCGACGCTAGTCCGGCCCGGGGACTCCCCCGGGCCGGCGACGGGCACCTGTGGACAACCACCGGGGTGTGGACAACTCCGCCACCCGCAAGGGTGAGTGACGCGACAGCAGATTGACCGCTACCGGGGCAAGACCACCGCCAGCAGGCCCGGACCGACATGGGCACCGATCACCGCGCCCAACTCCCCGACATACGGCTCGCCCAGCCTCCCCGCCGAGAGAGCGCTCTGCCATGCTCGCCAGCATGCGGTACAGGGAACAAGCTGTCCCCCACAACGCATGATCTTGCCGGTAGCGGCGATCCGAAGCCACGGTTCAGCCGCGACGAACCCTCAGCCTCGATCGCCATGTGCCGCGCGCCGGCGCCGGCTCGTCGTCCGGTGGCGTCCAGGTCAGGCCATTGAGCTGCACCTGACGCAGTATCCACTCTCGCCCTTTGGGCCCTACCGTCTGCCAGGCATACGCGAAACGGCGTTGGCCGTCTCGCGAAGGTCCAGGCAGGAACGGCATGTTGTCGCACAGGTTCGCCAGGAAATAGGCACGGGATCGGCGTTCCTCCTCGACTTGGTCGGGCCGCACCATGAGCGAACGGATCTCCAGTAGCGCCTCGTGGCGCAGCAGCGCCCCGAGTACCCAGTCCTCGACCTCTCGCTCCCGCCGCACTACGCCCCCTCGTCAGTGATCGCCAAGGGTACGCACAATCTGCCGATCCTTCACATCCCACGGGAGTGATCGCCGAGGGCTCTAGAACCGGCGCGTGCCAGGTGGCGGCTTCGGCTTCAGGTCACAGACCGGGCAGATCAGCACCGTCCAACCTGGCCCGGACGCCTGGTCGACATTGCCGAGTACTCGGCCTCGACCAAGCCGCGCGGATGCTGCGCCGCGTGTCTGCTGAGCAGTGGGGCACCGCGTGTCTGCGGAACCCGCAGTATGTCGAGGTGCAGCGCGCCACCTGCTACACCCGGCTCGGCGAGGCACGGGCAGCCGATCGGCTGTGGTCGCAGATCATCCCTTCGGCACCGACGGCTGCGCGGCGCGACGTCGGGGTGTGGACGGCACGGCAGGCCACTGCGGTGGCCAAGGGCGGCGAGCCGGAGCGCGCGGTGGAGTTGTCCAGGTCGGCGGTCCGGATTGCCCTGGATACGGGATCGGCGCGGGCCCGGCGGGAGTTGGGCACCGTGGAGACGGCGATGCGGCCGTGGCAAGCTGAGGCGATCGGCCGGGACCTGGCGGAGGTGCTGGCACCTGTCACCGAGGGGCGTGATCATGGCTGAGGCACTGTCGCAGGCACAGATCGAGGAGCGGTTGAAGGATCTTCCGGGCTGGTCGACGGACGGCCGGAAGATCGAACGCAGCTACTCGATCGGCCACGTTCCGGGCGCGGCGTTCATCGTGCATATCGCCGCGATCCAGGATGACCTCGGGCACCATTCGGATGCGACGCTCGGCTACAGGACGGTCCGGATCTCGATCAGTTCCAGCGACCTCGGCGGCTACGTCGCCGAGCACGACGTCGAACTCGCCCGCAGGATCGAGGCGGCGGCCGGAGCGCACGGAGCCTTCTGACGGGCCCCAGTATCGCCGCACGGGGGTCCTGGCCAAGGTCGAGCAGGACCCCGACCGCTGCACTCCGTAACGGACCGGCAACGTTCCGACGATCAGGCATATGCCACTGCAAGGCTGGCGCTCCACACCAGCCCCAGGGGGAACAGCGTGACCACTCCGCCGTACGGACAGCCCACGCCACCGCCATCATGGGGGCAGCCTGCGCAGAGGCACGCAGCACCCGGCATGTCCAAGCGCAGGAAGGGCTGTATCGGCTGCAGCGGCCTCTTAGTCGCGTTCGGGCTGCTGATCATCATCATCGCGATCGTCGACCCACCCAAGAAGACAACGCCTGCCGCCGCTCGGGTCGCGTCCACTCCCGTACCGAGCAGCGTCGCCCCGACGCCCGGGGCGACCACCAGCTCGACTCCCAAGGCCAGCACGAGTAGCCCTGCGTTCACCATGCCCACTGACCCGGCCGGCTACCTGGCGCCCCTCGCTGTGCGAAACAAGGCCGCTGGCATCCTCCACGCCGACGATGCCTACTACCAGAACGAGTACAACCAGGGCGTCACGGTAATCCTCGACCGGGGCAGCGCGGGCAGCTATCCGGCATTCAGCGCCTGGTACCAGAAGGCCGTCACTGCCGATATCAAGCCCGGCATGACTGCCTTCAGCCAGGCCAACGCCCTGTTCAATGCCGGCGACGAGCCGCCGGGAGTCTCGAACTGGCAGGGCGACAACGGCACCGTGTCCTCCGACCTCGTCAGCCTCGCCAACGATGGCCTGGGTGTCGGCGGCCCTGACGACAGCTCAGCCCGGCAGCAGGTTCTGGCGGACGAGAAGCAGTTCCAAACGGACTTCGCAACCGCCGAGCAGGACGCCGATGACGTTGCTGCAGGCAAGTAGCAACGTTTCCAGCCAGGACTGCGGCGGGCGCTCCGGCGCTACCGGGGCGAGACCACGACCGCCAGCAGGCCCGGACCGACATGGGCGCCGATCACCGCGCCCACCTCGCCGACATACAGCTCGCGCAGTCCGGGGATCCGCTCCCGCAGCCGCTCCGCCAGGATCTGGGCCCGCTCCTCCGCCACCAGGTGGTGCACGGTGACGTCCACCTCGCCGGTCCCGGCCTGCTGGATGGCGATCTCCTCCAGCCGGGCGATGGCGCGGCTGGAGGTGCGGACCTTCTCCAGCGGCTGGATCCGGCCGTCCTGGAGGTGCAGCAGCGGCTTGACCGCCAGGGCCGAGCCCAGCAGCGCGCGGGCCGGGCCGATCCTGCCGCCCCGGCGCAGGTACTCCAGGGTGTCCACGTAGAAGAAGCCGGTGGTCTCGGCCGCCCGCTTCTCGGCGGCGGCGACCACCTCGTCCGGCGTCCCCCCGGCGCTCGCCGTCTCGGCGGCCGTCAGCACGCAGTAGCCGAGCGCCATGGCGACCATCCGGGTGTCCACCACCCGGACCGGCAGCGGGGCCCCGGCGGCGGCGAGCAGCGCGGCCTCGTAGGTGCCGGAGAACTCGGCCGAGAGGTGCAGCGACACCACCGCGTCCGCACCGGCGGCGGCCGCCGCCCGGTAGACGGCGGCGAAGGCCTCAGGACCGGGACGGGAGGTGGTGACCTGGACGCGCCGCTGGAGGGCCTGGGCGACCTCGGCCGAGGAGGCCCCGCTGCCCTCGGTCAGCACCTCGTCGCCCATCACCACGCTGAGCGGCACCACGTCGATCCCGTACCGGAGGACCGCCTCGTCCGGAAGGTAGGCCGTGGAGTCGGTGACGATGGCGACGCGCATGTCGGGAGATTACCTGGCCCGGCCGGGGAGGGACAGAGGATCAAGCCCTGACGGGCCCGGGACCTCGGCCGGCCGCCCCCCGGTCAGGAGGGTCCGGCCTCCACTCCGGTGGCCGGACCGGACGCGGAGGTCCAGTGCCGCAGGGCCCCGGCCTCGGTCTGGCACTCCTCGCCGAGGCGGGTCAGGTCGTCGGCGGCGAAGCGGTGGAGCCGGTCCTGGGTGGCCCAGCGCAGCGAGGATGCCGAGTGGACGATCCGGTCGGCCCGCTCCTTGACGGCCGCCAGCCGCCCCTCCACCCGGGCCTGGTCGGGCTCGCGTTCCAGCAGCCGCAGTTCGGCGTCGAGGGTCTCGGCATGGGCGTCCAGCCGGCCCAGCAGCCCGAGCGCGTCGACCAGTTGCGCATCGTCGGCGGCGCCGGACTCCAGCACCCGGCGCGAGGCCGCCAGTGAGCCGCGCACCTCCGCGCGCAGGGAGGCGACCTGGCGGTGGGCCCCGGCCCGGGTCAGCGCGCGGGCCTTGATGCCGACGTCCTCGGCGGCCCGCCGCGCCTGCGGCACGGCCCGGCCGACGGCCCGGCCGGTCTTGACCACGGCGAAGCTGATCAGGCCGACGACAGCGCCCAGGAACAGCACGACCAGGCCGAGCAGGACTGCCAGTGCCTCCACGACGGGGCTCCTTCCACGCGCACGTCACGAGCCGTTCGGCGAGCCCGGTTCCGCCCGGCGGGCAGGCCGGTGAAACGGCTGTCCCCCCACGGTAGACCCGTGGGGGGACAGCCGGCTCGTGCTTGAGGGGGAGCTCAGGGACGGCTCGGGGGAAACCAAGGGTTCCGCTCGGCCCTGAACCCGGCCCCGGCCCCCGTCGCTCAGCCGGTGACGATGTTCACCAGCTTCGGCGCGCGGACGATCACCTTGCGCACCTCCGCCCCGTCGATCGCCGCCACCACGCCCGGCGCGGCCAGCGCCAGCGCCTCCAGCTCGGCGTCGCCGATGGCCGGCGGCACCTCCAGCCGGGCCTTGACCTTGCCCTTGACCTGCACCACGCAGGTGACCGTGTCGTCGACCAGGTAGGCCGGGTCCGCCTCGGGCAGGGTCTCGTGCACCAGCGACTCGGTGTGGCCCAGCTTGGACCACAGCTCCTCGGCGATGTGCGGGGCCAGCGGCGCGACCAGCAGCACCACCTGCTCGGCCACCACCCGGGGCGTGCTGCCGCGCTTGACCAGGTGGTTGTTCAGCTCGGTGGCCTTGGCCACGGCGGTGTTGAAGCGCAGCCCGGCCATGTCCTTGCGGATGCCGTCGATGGCCTTGTTCAGCACCCGCAGGGTGGCCTCGTCCGGCTCCTCGTCGGTGACGACGACCGCGCCGGTCTCCTCGTCCACCACGGTGCGCCACAGCCGCTGCAGGAAGCGGAAGGAGCCGACGACGGCGCGGGTGTCCCAGGGACGGGAGACGTCCAGCGGGCCCATCGCCATCTCGTACAGCCGCAGGGTGTCCACGCTGTACTCGCCGGTGACCTCCTCCGGGGCGACCACGTTCTTCAGCGACTTGCCGATCTTGCCGATCTCCCGGCTGACCCGCTCGCCCTCGAAGTACCAGGCGCCGTCGCGCTCCTCGACCTCGGCCGCCGGGACCGGGAAGCCGCGCTCGTCGCGGTAGACCTGGCCCTGGATCATGCCCTGGTTGAACAGCTTGTGGAAGGGCTCGCCGGAGCTGACGTGGCCCAGGTCGAACAGCACCTTGTGCCAGAAGCGCGCGTACAGCAGGTGCAGCACCGCGTGCTCCGCGCCGCCGACGTACAGGTCGACGCCACCGGCCGGCTTGGCCGCGTCCGGACCCATCCAGTACTGCTCGTTGACCGGGTCGACCACGACCTCGGCGTTGTCCGGGTCGACGTAGCGCAGCTCGTACCAGCAGGAACCCGCCCAGTTGGGCATGGTGTTGGTCTCGCGGCGGTAGCGGCGGACGCCGTCGCCCAGGTCCAGCTCGACGCTGACCCAGTCCTCGCGGCGCGACAGCGGCGTCTCCGGGGAGGTGTCGGCGTCGTCCGGGTCGAAGGTGCGCGGCGAGTAGTCGTCGATCTCCGGCAGCTCGACCGGCAGCATCGAGGCGGGCAGCGGGTGGGCCACGCCGTCCTCGTCGTAGACGATCGGGAAGGGCTCGCCCCAGTAGCGCTGACGGCTGAACAGCCAGTCGCGCAGCTTGAAGGTGACGGTGCCCTCGCCGATGCCGCGCCCGGACAGCCACGCGGTGACGGCCTTCTTCGCCTCGGTGACGCTCAGCCCGTTCAGCGAGACCTCGGCGTTGGCGGAGTCGATGATCGCCGCGTCGTAGGAGTCGAAGGAGTCGTCCCACTCGACCGGGTCGGTGGAGCGACCGTCGCTCGGCTCGACCACGCAGCGCATCGGCAGCCGGAAGGCGCGGGCGAAGGCGAAGTCGCGGGTGTCGTGCGCCGGGACGGCCATGATCGCGCCGGTGCCGTAGCCGGCCAGCACGTAGTCGGCGATGAACACCGGGACCTGCTCGCCGCTGACCGGGTTGACCGCGTAGGCGCCGGTGAAGACGCCGGTCTTGGTGCGGCCCTCGGCGGAGCGCTCCATCTCGGACTTGGCGGCGGCCTGCTTGCGGTAGGCGGCGACGGCCTCGGCCGGCGTGGCGTGGCCGCCGGTCCACTCGGCCGGCAGTTCGCCGGACGGCGCGGCCGGCCAGGCGTCCGGCACGATGCCGTCGACCAGGTCGTGCTCGGGCGCCAGCACCATGTAGGTGGCGCCGAACAGGGTGTCGGGACGGGTGGTGAAGACGGTGACCACGGCGTCCGGGTGGCCGGCCACGGCGAAGTCGACCTTGGCGCCCTCGGAGCGGCCGATCCAGTTGCGCTGCTGCAGCTTGATCGCGTCCGGCCAGTCCAGCAGGTCCAGGTCGTCGATCAGCCGGTCGCTGTACGCGGTGATCCGCATCATCCACTGGCGCAGGTTGGACTTGAACACCGGGAAGTTGCCGCGCTCGGAGCGGCCGTCGGCGGTGACCTCCTCATTGGCCAGCACCGTGCCCAGCCCGGGGCACCAGTTGACCGGGGCCTGCTTGATGTAGGCCAGCCGGTAGTCGCTCAGCACCTCGTCCCGCTCGGCCGGGCTCAGCTCGGACCAGCCGCGGCCGTCCGGGGTGGCCTGGTCGCCGCGCTCGAAGCGGGCGACCAGCTCGGCGATCGGCCGGGCCTGCTGCGCCTCCGGGTCGTACCAGGAGTTGAAGATCTGCAGGAAGATCCACTGGGTCCACTTGTAGTACGTCGGGTCGATCGTCGCGACCGAGCGGCGCAGGTCGTGGCCCAGGCCCAGGCTGCGCAGCTGGCGGCGGAACTCGACGATGTTCGCCTCGGTGGTGACCCGGGGGTGGGTGCCGGTCTGCACCGCGTACTGCTCGGCCGGCAGGCCGAAGGCGTCGAAGCCCATGGTGTGCAGCACGTTGTGACCGGTCATCCGCATGTGGCGGGCGTAGACGTCGGTCGCGATGTAGCCCAGCGGGTGGCCGACGTGCAGGCCACTGCCCGAGGGGTACGGGAACATGTCCATGATGAAGGCGTGCGGACGGTCCGCGACGTCCGTGCCGTCGGCCAGGGTGCCGCTCGGGTTGGGGGCGTTGAAGACGCCCTCGCGCTCCCAGCGGTCCTGCCAGTGGCTCTCGATCCGCGCCGCCAGCGCGGGGGTGTAGCGGTACGCCTCGGGCGCCTCGGGTGTGGTCTCGCTCATCGTCCTCAAACTCCATCAGGGGTTCGGGCGGGCCGTACCAGACCCGTCCACCAGCAGAACCGTGCAGCCTCCGAGCTGCAGCCCTCTAAAACGCAGAAAGACCCCTCGCAGGAGGGGTCGCCACGCCGACTCCGACCCCACCGCCGGGGGTGGGTCGGTCCTTGTCAGCGCGGCAGGCTAAGGAGCAGGCTCGCGGTTCGCATGGCGACAGGTTACCGCAGCCCCGGCCTCCCCCGGACGGCAGTTTCGCGCCGGGGTCCGGCCGGGCCGGCCGCCCGGCGCTCCCCGGGATCGGGGCGGCGCCGGGCGGCCGTCGGTCAGCCCGCCGGGTGGGTGGCGGTGAAGTCCCGGAAGTACAGCTCCGAGTTGTCGACCCGGAGGCCGACGCCGCCCGGCCGGAGCAGCGGCCCCGGCGCGTGGTCCACCACCGTGAGGGCGGTTCGGCCGTTGATGCCCAGGGTGAGCAGCACCGTCCCGGCCGGGCCGTCCACCGCGCTCGCCGTGACCTGCTGCCAACTGCCGTAGGGCATGGCCAGGTTGGTCTGGGCCAGGGTGGTGTAGTCACCGCCGTCGACGGCGGCGGCGTCATGGGCGGCGATCTTGCGCTTGATCACCACGGCGCCGTCGCGCCGGCGGAAGCTCAGCGCGTACAGCTGCTGCGGGCTCTGGTAGCGGAGCCAGACGTGGCCGCCGTCCCAGTCCGAGACCGGGGTGCGCCTGGTGGTGATCGGCCGGTCGACCAGGACCGAGGTGGAGACCTGCACCGAGCCGAAGTCGCGGCGCCGGGTGACCAGGCGGAACACCGCCGAGTCGGTGTGCACCGCCGAGTCGGTCCCGGTCTCGCCGTCGTCCGGGACACCGGTCCAGCCCTCGCCGTCCTTGGCGAAGAGCGATCCGCTGGTGACGATCCAGTCCGCCGAGTCGTGCGCCAGCGGGCTGCTCGGCGAACGGTAGGCGTACTCGTTGGTGACCAGCCCGTTCTGCGGGAAGCTCGCGACGAAGGGCACGGTGCTGCCACCGTCGCCGCTGCCGTCGCCGCCGCTCGGACCGGAGGCTGCGGCCGAGTGGCCCCAGTCCTCCAGCGCGGCGACCGCGGCGGTGCCGGCGGCGGCCACGCCCAGGGCGAGGCCGCCGATCACCGCACGCCGTGAGGGGGTGCGACCGCTCATCCGGTCGCACCGCTCAGCTTCAGCCCGGTCACCGTCGGCCAGGAGCGCCTGGTCAGGTCCCGGTAGGCGGAGTAGGCGACCCCGCCGGTCTCCCCCTTGGCCAGCAGTGTCATGCGTACGGTTCCGTCCACGCTCACCAGCGTCTCGGTCGGGGTGACGGTGATCGACACCAGGTGGGTGGGCGAGGCCGCCAGGGTCCGGCTGCCGACCAGCTGCTGGCTGTCGGCGTTGCCCGAGAACACGTCCAGCTCGTTCCGGTAGACCTGGACGCTGATCGCCAGCGGGCTGCCGACCCTGACCCAGAGCGCGCCGCTGACGGCGGTGCTGGTGAGTCGGCCGACGGTGCCGCTGACGGTGTAGCCGGTCCAGTCGCCGGTCCGCGCGGGCTCGAAGGCGCCGTAGGCGGAGAGGCTCGCGCCCTGCGGCTCGATCTCGTTCGGGGTGATCCGGAAGGGCGCGGTCACCCCGGGGGCGGCCTGCCAGCTCGCCCCGGGGTCGAGCAGCACCGCCGAGCCGACGGACAGTTCGTCGGCGCCGGCGGTCCGGGAGACCGCGTCGACCGGCGAGATGCTGAGCGCGGTGAACGAGGGCCAGCTGATGCCGGCCCGGTTGATGCCGACCCGCAGCCCGATCCCGCCGGTGAGGGTGGAGGGGTCGGTCAGCTTCGAGGTGTAGCTGACGGTGGTGGTGCCGTCGATCACGGCGGTGGTGACCGGTCCCTCGACGGTGACCCGGATCGAGTGGGTGCTCGAGTCGGCCACCTTCTTCTGCACCACCACGTCCCCGGCGTGAGTGAGCGTCACCGTGCCCCGGCTGAGCCCGACGGCGATCTCGTCCGCGCTGTCGTTGCGCACCCCGACCGACACCTGGTTGGTGCCGTCGGTCAGTCCGGCGGCGGTCGCGTCGACCTGGTAGTCGTCCCAGTCCAGGCTGCTCATCGGGCGGAAGTCGGAGGCCGCGTAGTGGCTGCCCTCCGGGTAGGGGCCCTTCCCGGTGTACGGGCCGACGCCGGTCTGCTTGGAGCCGTCGGTGCGGCTCCACAGGGCGGGCTCGGACAGCGGGGCCTGGTCGGACGGGGCGACCTGGGTCCAGGTCGCCAGCTCGCTCAGCAGCTCCGCGGGTGTGGTGGTCTTCAGCACCTCAAGACGCTGGACGTCGTGGACGCCGGCGGCCCGCCGACTCGCGGTCAGCGGCCGGGAGGAGACGTCGGACATGGTCGCGACGAAGTACTTCTGCAGGATCGTCTGGATGGTCGGACCCGGCTTGGGCAGGTTGGCCCGCTCGGTCGCCTCCGAGTAGGGGTAGGCGAAGAACAGCGGCTTGGGCAGCCCGTGGCTGGTGATCTCGTCGATCGACTTGGTGATGTCGTCGTTGACCCGGGTCTGGTACTCGTCGTAGGTCTCCAGCCGGCCCTCGGCGGGCAGCCAGATCCGGTTGGCGAGGGCCGAGGCCTGGTCCCCGGCCGCGTCGATGGCGGTCCGGTAGTGCAGGGCATTGGTGTGGTCCTGGAAGTCCCAGCGCCCCGAGGCGGCCATCCGGGTGATCTCGTTCCAGGTCAGGTAGTACGGACGGGAGTGGTCGACCCGGCCGGTGATCAGGAACGAGGTGCCGTGCATGTGGTACTTGGCCAGGATCCGGTCGCCGTAGACCCAGAGGCCGTTGGTGCCGTCGTCGAAGGTGATGAAGACCGAACGCGGCGGGGCCGGGCCGCCGCGCAGGTAGTCGGCGAACTCCTCGCTGGTCAGGCTGCGGTAGCC
The Streptacidiphilus albus JL83 genome window above contains:
- a CDS encoding 4a-hydroxytetrahydrobiopterin dehydratase, whose amino-acid sequence is MAEALSQAQIEERLKDLPGWSTDGRKIERSYSIGHVPGAAFIVHIAAIQDDLGHHSDATLGYRTVRISISSSDLGGYVAEHDVELARRIEAAAGAHGAF
- a CDS encoding DegV family protein; the protein is MRVAIVTDSTAYLPDEAVLRYGIDVVPLSVVMGDEVLTEGSGASSAEVAQALQRRVQVTTSRPGPEAFAAVYRAAAAAGADAVVSLHLSAEFSGTYEAALLAAAGAPLPVRVVDTRMVAMALGYCVLTAAETASAGGTPDEVVAAAEKRAAETTGFFYVDTLEYLRRGGRIGPARALLGSALAVKPLLHLQDGRIQPLEKVRTSSRAIARLEEIAIQQAGTGEVDVTVHHLVAEERAQILAERLRERIPGLRELYVGEVGAVIGAHVGPGLLAVVVSPR
- the leuS gene encoding leucine--tRNA ligase, whose product is MSETTPEAPEAYRYTPALAARIESHWQDRWEREGVFNAPNPSGTLADGTDVADRPHAFIMDMFPYPSGSGLHVGHPLGYIATDVYARHMRMTGHNVLHTMGFDAFGLPAEQYAVQTGTHPRVTTEANIVEFRRQLRSLGLGHDLRRSVATIDPTYYKWTQWIFLQIFNSWYDPEAQQARPIAELVARFERGDQATPDGRGWSELSPAERDEVLSDYRLAYIKQAPVNWCPGLGTVLANEEVTADGRSERGNFPVFKSNLRQWMMRITAYSDRLIDDLDLLDWPDAIKLQQRNWIGRSEGAKVDFAVAGHPDAVVTVFTTRPDTLFGATYMVLAPEHDLVDGIVPDAWPAAPSGELPAEWTGGHATPAEAVAAYRKQAAAKSEMERSAEGRTKTGVFTGAYAVNPVSGEQVPVFIADYVLAGYGTGAIMAVPAHDTRDFAFARAFRLPMRCVVEPSDGRSTDPVEWDDSFDSYDAAIIDSANAEVSLNGLSVTEAKKAVTAWLSGRGIGEGTVTFKLRDWLFSRQRYWGEPFPIVYDEDGVAHPLPASMLPVELPEIDDYSPRTFDPDDADTSPETPLSRREDWVSVELDLGDGVRRYRRETNTMPNWAGSCWYELRYVDPDNAEVVVDPVNEQYWMGPDAAKPAGGVDLYVGGAEHAVLHLLYARFWHKVLFDLGHVSSGEPFHKLFNQGMIQGQVYRDERGFPVPAAEVEERDGAWYFEGERVSREIGKIGKSLKNVVAPEEVTGEYSVDTLRLYEMAMGPLDVSRPWDTRAVVGSFRFLQRLWRTVVDEETGAVVVTDEEPDEATLRVLNKAIDGIRKDMAGLRFNTAVAKATELNNHLVKRGSTPRVVAEQVVLLVAPLAPHIAEELWSKLGHTESLVHETLPEADPAYLVDDTVTCVVQVKGKVKARLEVPPAIGDAELEALALAAPGVVAAIDGAEVRKVIVRAPKLVNIVTG
- a CDS encoding polysaccharide deacetylase family protein, coding for MTRPNPGHPDPSAAGAAAAGLPADPAETARRAAEAAAAEVRAARRDATARGARSGHWAARLGLLALAFAILAMPFYAAAEYYQYQKYMTPQAPDTLLQLDSQQTAAWSGQVKSLPATSAPIVLTYHDISPSNDSPYVVSPSTFAAQMAALQAAGYRSLTSEEFADYLRGGPAPPRSVFITFDDGTNGLWVYGDRILAKYHMHGTSFLITGRVDHSRPYYLTWNEITRMAASGRWDFQDHTNALHYRTAIDAAGDQASALANRIWLPAEGRLETYDEYQTRVNDDITKSIDEITSHGLPKPLFFAYPYSEATERANLPKPGPTIQTILQKYFVATMSDVSSRPLTASRRAAGVHDVQRLEVLKTTTPAELLSELATWTQVAPSDQAPLSEPALWSRTDGSKQTGVGPYTGKGPYPEGSHYAASDFRPMSSLDWDDYQVDATAAGLTDGTNQVSVGVRNDSADEIAVGLSRGTVTLTHAGDVVVQKKVADSSTHSIRVTVEGPVTTAVIDGTTTVSYTSKLTDPSTLTGGIGLRVGINRAGISWPSFTALSISPVDAVSRTAGADELSVGSAVLLDPGASWQAAPGVTAPFRITPNEIEPQGASLSAYGAFEPARTGDWTGYTVSGTVGRLTSTAVSGALWVRVGSPLAISVQVYRNELDVFSGNADSQQLVGSRTLAASPTHLVSITVTPTETLVSVDGTVRMTLLAKGETGGVAYSAYRDLTRRSWPTVTGLKLSGATG